The following are encoded together in the Ranitomeya imitator isolate aRanImi1 chromosome 4, aRanImi1.pri, whole genome shotgun sequence genome:
- the MEIG1 gene encoding meiosis expressed gene 1 protein homolog, whose amino-acid sequence MSDAESGTIGSEVTPRSMTRAKKWSDEIENLYRFQTAGYRDEVEYRHIKQVDTVDRWPDTGFVKKLQRKDNTFYYYNKSRECEDKEVHKVKVYAY is encoded by the exons ATGTCGGATGCAGAGTCTGGTACCATTGGCTCTGAAGTTACACCAAGATCAATGACTCGTGCCAAGAAGTGGTCGGATGAGATCGAAAACCTGTACAGATTCCAAACCGCTGGCTACAGGGATGAAGTGGAGTACAGACATATCAAGCAAGTGGACACG GTGGATCGCTGGCCGGACACTGGATTTGTAAAAAAGTTGCAAAGAAAAGACAATACATTTTACTACTACAACAAGAGCAGAGAATGTGAAGATAAAGAAGTCCATAAAGTAAAAGTGTATGCCTACTGA